The following proteins are encoded in a genomic region of Sparus aurata chromosome 23, fSpaAur1.1, whole genome shotgun sequence:
- the LOC115575590 gene encoding uncharacterized protein LOC115575590 isoform X3, with amino-acid sequence MNGEASKKILSYCLVSPESEQDSYKELVSKKNLFLLGKDIWAEDESRGVRMKKKMCATDVVKPKTATQAKQTRIKEAARDQVLQNLKTSLSQKRALDTQDHLHSSENESPQRVHGGKRTKIDKAVRRVLLPLASSPSSDDGTYIGSPQRHEIFQDHASDEELGFSSAQRMKLTDDNTGHGMAPGMNEIMSSLHDLPEMVKLMRECVECVRTLMSSFRGTPSSAASSSSVDSEIEMHPLAGSTVTLSKRAFLWLNRSRMTIFAQELAVLVFTKEGLAQSTLTGKSGRGGGAAKNTA; translated from the exons ATTCCTACAAAGAACTTGTGTCGAAGAAGAATTTATTCCTTCTCGGTAAGGATATCTGGGCCGAGGACGAAAGCAGGGGTGTGcgcatgaaaaagaaaatgtgtgcgACCGACGTAGTGAAGCCTAAAACGGCCACACAG gCAAAGCAAACCAGGATTAAAGAGGCAGCCAGGGACCAGGTGCTACAAAACCTGAAGACTTCCCTGTCTCAGAAGAGGGCCCTGGACACACAAGATCACCTCCACAGTTCTGAGAATGAATCTCCACAACGTGTTCATGGG GGAAAGCGAACAAAGATTGACAAGGCAGTAAGACGTGTGCTTTTACCCTTGGCATCCAGTCCAAGTTCTGATGACGGCACATACATAGGAAGTCCACAACGGCATGAAATT tttcaagACCATGCCTCAGATGAAGAGTTGGGTTTCTCCTCAGCCCAGAGAATG AAGCTGACGGATGATAATACTGGTCATGGCATGGCACCTGGAATGAATGAAATCATGTCGTCCCTTCACG ACCTGCCAGAAATGGTTAAATTAATGAGGGAGTGTGTGGAGTGTGTCCGGACATTGATGTCCTCGTTTAGGGGGACCCCCTCATCTGCAGCATCATCATCTTCTGTGGACAGTGAAATTGAAATG CACCCCTTGGCAGGCAGCACAGTGACACTTTCAAAGAGGGCCTTCCTGTGGCTGAATAGATCTCGCATGACCATTTTTGCCCAGGAGCTGGCTGTCCTGGTATTCACAAAGGAGGGCCTTGCACAGTCCACCCTAACTGGAAAGtctgggaggggggggggggccgcCAAAAACACAGCTTGA
- the LOC115575726 gene encoding ADP-ribosylation factor-like protein 4D produces MGNQLTEIAPNTPFLPSFQSLHVVVIGLDSAGKTALLYRLKLREFVETIPTKGFNMEWIKVPMGNSKTNTTTFQVWDVGGQEKLRPLWKSYTRRTDGLVFVVDAAETERMEEAKVELNRITRSAENQGVPVLVLANKQDLDGAMSSSEVEKVLALHEMSLSTPHHTQGCSALDGQGLQPGLEKLYEMILKRKKMLRHSKKKR; encoded by the exons ATGGGGAACCAGCTAACAGAAATTGCCCCAAACACCCCATTCCTCCCCAGCTTCCAGTCTTTGCACGTTGTGGTGATCGGTTTGGACTCTGCAGGGAAAACCGCCCTCCTCTACAGACTCAAGCTGCGGGAGTTTGTTGAGACAATCCCCACTAAAGGCTTCAACATGGAGTGGATTAAAGTGCCTATGGGTAACTCCAAAACTAACACCACCACGTTCCAGGTGTGGGATGTTGGCGGTCAAGAGAAGCTGAGGCCCCTCTGGAAGTCGTACACCAGAAGGACGGATGGCCTGGTGTTTGTGGTGGACGCTGCCGAGACAGAGCGCATGGAGGAAGCCAAGGTGGAACTCAATCGGATCACCCGGTCAGCAGAAAACCAAGGGGTGCCCGTGCTGGTTCTGGCAAACAAACAGGACCTGGATGGAGCCATGTCATCTTCAGAG gtggagAAGGTGCTGGCTCTGCATGAGATGAGCTTGTCCACGCCGCACCACACACAGGGCTGCTCAGCGCTGGAtggtcagggcctgcagcccgGCCTGGAGAAGCTCTACGAGATGAtcctgaagaggaagaagatgctCCGACACAGCAAAAAGAAGAGATGA
- the LOC115575590 gene encoding uncharacterized protein LOC115575590 isoform X1, with translation MFKFAVYYLFVKTLKVESTSLILGSDQFTQVASKPDLDDDANWIEIKWPTRKEPNRTVPAKVLLFGDSYKELVSKKNLFLLGKDIWAEDESRGVRMKKKMCATDVVKPKTATQAKQTRIKEAARDQVLQNLKTSLSQKRALDTQDHLHSSENESPQRVHGGKRTKIDKAVRRVLLPLASSPSSDDGTYIGSPQRHEIFQDHASDEELGFSSAQRMKLTDDNTGHGMAPGMNEIMSSLHDLPEMVKLMRECVECVRTLMSSFRGTPSSAASSSSVDSEIEMHPLAGSTVTLSKRAFLWLNRSRMTIFAQELAVLVFTKEGLAQSTLTGKSGRGGGAAKNTA, from the exons ATGTTTAAATTCGCCGTCTACTACTTATTtgttaaaacacttaaagtggAAAGTACGTCGCTCATTCTTGGTAGCGACCAGTTCACCCAAGTGGCATCCAAGCCGGACCTTGATGACGACGCGAACTGGATTGAAATAAAATGGCCCACGAGAAAAGAACCAAACAGGACGGTGCCTGCTAAGGTGCTGTTATTTGGAG ATTCCTACAAAGAACTTGTGTCGAAGAAGAATTTATTCCTTCTCGGTAAGGATATCTGGGCCGAGGACGAAAGCAGGGGTGTGcgcatgaaaaagaaaatgtgtgcgACCGACGTAGTGAAGCCTAAAACGGCCACACAG gCAAAGCAAACCAGGATTAAAGAGGCAGCCAGGGACCAGGTGCTACAAAACCTGAAGACTTCCCTGTCTCAGAAGAGGGCCCTGGACACACAAGATCACCTCCACAGTTCTGAGAATGAATCTCCACAACGTGTTCATGGG GGAAAGCGAACAAAGATTGACAAGGCAGTAAGACGTGTGCTTTTACCCTTGGCATCCAGTCCAAGTTCTGATGACGGCACATACATAGGAAGTCCACAACGGCATGAAATT tttcaagACCATGCCTCAGATGAAGAGTTGGGTTTCTCCTCAGCCCAGAGAATG AAGCTGACGGATGATAATACTGGTCATGGCATGGCACCTGGAATGAATGAAATCATGTCGTCCCTTCACG ACCTGCCAGAAATGGTTAAATTAATGAGGGAGTGTGTGGAGTGTGTCCGGACATTGATGTCCTCGTTTAGGGGGACCCCCTCATCTGCAGCATCATCATCTTCTGTGGACAGTGAAATTGAAATG CACCCCTTGGCAGGCAGCACAGTGACACTTTCAAAGAGGGCCTTCCTGTGGCTGAATAGATCTCGCATGACCATTTTTGCCCAGGAGCTGGCTGTCCTGGTATTCACAAAGGAGGGCCTTGCACAGTCCACCCTAACTGGAAAGtctgggaggggggggggggccgcCAAAAACACAGCTTGA
- the LOC115575590 gene encoding uncharacterized protein LOC115575590 isoform X4 has translation MFKFAVYYLFVKTLKVESTSLILGSDQFTQVASKPDLDDDANWIEIKWPTRKEPNRTVPAKVLLFGDSYKELVSKKNLFLLGKDIWAEDESRGVRMKKKMCATDVVKPKTATQAKQTRIKEAARDQVLQNLKTSLSQKRALDTQDHLHSSENESPQRVHGKLTDDNTGHGMAPGMNEIMSSLHDLPEMVKLMRECVECVRTLMSSFRGTPSSAASSSSVDSEIEMHPLAGSTVTLSKRAFLWLNRSRMTIFAQELAVLVFTKEGLAQSTLTGKSGRGGGAAKNTA, from the exons ATGTTTAAATTCGCCGTCTACTACTTATTtgttaaaacacttaaagtggAAAGTACGTCGCTCATTCTTGGTAGCGACCAGTTCACCCAAGTGGCATCCAAGCCGGACCTTGATGACGACGCGAACTGGATTGAAATAAAATGGCCCACGAGAAAAGAACCAAACAGGACGGTGCCTGCTAAGGTGCTGTTATTTGGAG ATTCCTACAAAGAACTTGTGTCGAAGAAGAATTTATTCCTTCTCGGTAAGGATATCTGGGCCGAGGACGAAAGCAGGGGTGTGcgcatgaaaaagaaaatgtgtgcgACCGACGTAGTGAAGCCTAAAACGGCCACACAG gCAAAGCAAACCAGGATTAAAGAGGCAGCCAGGGACCAGGTGCTACAAAACCTGAAGACTTCCCTGTCTCAGAAGAGGGCCCTGGACACACAAGATCACCTCCACAGTTCTGAGAATGAATCTCCACAACGTGTTCATGGG AAGCTGACGGATGATAATACTGGTCATGGCATGGCACCTGGAATGAATGAAATCATGTCGTCCCTTCACG ACCTGCCAGAAATGGTTAAATTAATGAGGGAGTGTGTGGAGTGTGTCCGGACATTGATGTCCTCGTTTAGGGGGACCCCCTCATCTGCAGCATCATCATCTTCTGTGGACAGTGAAATTGAAATG CACCCCTTGGCAGGCAGCACAGTGACACTTTCAAAGAGGGCCTTCCTGTGGCTGAATAGATCTCGCATGACCATTTTTGCCCAGGAGCTGGCTGTCCTGGTATTCACAAAGGAGGGCCTTGCACAGTCCACCCTAACTGGAAAGtctgggaggggggggggggccgcCAAAAACACAGCTTGA
- the LOC115575590 gene encoding uncharacterized protein LOC115575590 isoform X2 — protein MFKFAVYYLFVKTLKVESTSLILGSDQFTQVASKPDLDDDANWIEIKWPTRKEPNRTVPAKVLLFGDSYKELVSKKNLFLLGKDIWAEDESRGVRMKKKMCATDVVKPKTATQAKQTRIKEAARDQVLQNLKTSLSQKRALDTQDHLHSSENESPQRVHGGKRTKIDKAVRRVLLPLASSPSSDDGTYIGSPQRHEIFQDHASDEELGFSSAQRMLTDDNTGHGMAPGMNEIMSSLHDLPEMVKLMRECVECVRTLMSSFRGTPSSAASSSSVDSEIEMHPLAGSTVTLSKRAFLWLNRSRMTIFAQELAVLVFTKEGLAQSTLTGKSGRGGGAAKNTA, from the exons ATGTTTAAATTCGCCGTCTACTACTTATTtgttaaaacacttaaagtggAAAGTACGTCGCTCATTCTTGGTAGCGACCAGTTCACCCAAGTGGCATCCAAGCCGGACCTTGATGACGACGCGAACTGGATTGAAATAAAATGGCCCACGAGAAAAGAACCAAACAGGACGGTGCCTGCTAAGGTGCTGTTATTTGGAG ATTCCTACAAAGAACTTGTGTCGAAGAAGAATTTATTCCTTCTCGGTAAGGATATCTGGGCCGAGGACGAAAGCAGGGGTGTGcgcatgaaaaagaaaatgtgtgcgACCGACGTAGTGAAGCCTAAAACGGCCACACAG gCAAAGCAAACCAGGATTAAAGAGGCAGCCAGGGACCAGGTGCTACAAAACCTGAAGACTTCCCTGTCTCAGAAGAGGGCCCTGGACACACAAGATCACCTCCACAGTTCTGAGAATGAATCTCCACAACGTGTTCATGGG GGAAAGCGAACAAAGATTGACAAGGCAGTAAGACGTGTGCTTTTACCCTTGGCATCCAGTCCAAGTTCTGATGACGGCACATACATAGGAAGTCCACAACGGCATGAAATT tttcaagACCATGCCTCAGATGAAGAGTTGGGTTTCTCCTCAGCCCAGAGAATG CTGACGGATGATAATACTGGTCATGGCATGGCACCTGGAATGAATGAAATCATGTCGTCCCTTCACG ACCTGCCAGAAATGGTTAAATTAATGAGGGAGTGTGTGGAGTGTGTCCGGACATTGATGTCCTCGTTTAGGGGGACCCCCTCATCTGCAGCATCATCATCTTCTGTGGACAGTGAAATTGAAATG CACCCCTTGGCAGGCAGCACAGTGACACTTTCAAAGAGGGCCTTCCTGTGGCTGAATAGATCTCGCATGACCATTTTTGCCCAGGAGCTGGCTGTCCTGGTATTCACAAAGGAGGGCCTTGCACAGTCCACCCTAACTGGAAAGtctgggaggggggggggggccgcCAAAAACACAGCTTGA